A region of Carassius auratus strain Wakin chromosome 41, ASM336829v1, whole genome shotgun sequence DNA encodes the following proteins:
- the LOC113059944 gene encoding epsin-1-like isoform X1 has translation MSTSSLRRQVKNIVHNYSEAEIKVREATSNDPWGPSSSLMSEIADLTYNVVAFSEIMSMVWKRLNDHGKNWRHVYKAMTLMEYLIKTGSERVAQQCRENIYAVQTLKDFQYIDRDGKDQGVNVREKAKQLVTLLKDEERLREERIHALKTKEKMAQTSSASSAPSAPALGGGLHSGADAEQAWPQSTGEEDLQLQLALAMSKEEAEQTSNDPLEDAELRYALTVSQETHQKEERLRRGDDLRLQMAIEESKREKAKPEESSLMELSAVDPWGAPATSSAGPSPPPTLAPASTAGPWGPADPWGATSPASPPSTDPWGGAPATVALDPWGDSSSRVNSDPWASTAVTPPSADPWAPSVAPAPTPLSGSTDPWAAEGAAPATDGLTSDPWSGSVKQTNGTADPERRGSLMTGGDTGGGGNTGSPVPFDLSSLSSSLPVRKTPESFLGPNAALVDLDSLVSSKPKPKQPPPPSISSTSHNPFLQTQAPSSTGMGVTPGSTISSRGVSPTPPSASNPFGTTQMASISPQPSSLGLNQLRTSPVPQNPMLGHMPPPVVGMVQPGMGMPGMGVPMVAPGMGMGMVQSSPMGMPFGGISPMGPAGNPLLMGPGGPAPPALILGGPPGVGGVMGTGGSMGGGNTGTSTNPFLL, from the exons ATGTCGACATCATCGCTGCGGCGACAAGTGAAGAACATTGTTCACAATTACTCGGAGGCAGAGATAAAG GTTAGGGAAGCAACCTCTAATGACCCATGGGGTCCCTCTAGTTCTCTGATGTCAGAGATTGCTGACTTGACATACAATGTTGTGGCCTTCTCAGAGATTATGAGCATGGTCTGGAAGAGACTCAACGACCATGGGAAGAACTGGAGACATGTATATAAA GCTATGACTCTGATGGAGTATCTGATAAAGACGGGTTCAGAGAGAGTGGCACAGCAATGCAGGGAAAACATCTACGCCGTTCAGACACTCAAAGATTTCCAGTACATAGACAGAGACGGCAAGGACCAG ggtgtGAATGTACGGGAGAAGGCCAAGCAGCTGGTGACTTTGCTAAAAGATGAGGAGAGGCTACGAGAGGAGAGGATCCATGCACTCAAGACCAAAGAGAAGATGGCACAGACCAGCAGTG CATCTTCGGCCCCTTCTGCTCCTGCTTTAGGGGGAGGACTGCACTCGGGAGCAGACGCTGAGCAGGCGTGGCCCCAGAGCACTGGAGAGGAGGACCTGCAGCTCCAGCTGGCACTGGCCATGAGCAAAGAGGAGGCGGAGCAG ACTAGCAATGACCCTCTGGAAGATGCAGAGCTCCGCTACGCACTCACAGTCAGCCAGGAGACTCACCAAAAG GAGGAGCGTCTGCGCAGGGGAGACGACCTGAGGCTGCAGATGGCCATCGAGGAGAGTAAGAGGGAGAAAGCCAAGCCCGAGgag TCGTCTCTGATGGAGTTGAGTGCTGTAGATCCATGGGGGGCTCCTGCGACAAGCTCCGCAGGACCCTCTCCTCCTCCCACTTTGGCTCCTGCATCTACTGCTGGGCCATGGGGCCCCGCTGACCCATGGGGAGCAACCTCCCCCGCCTCTCCCCCGAGTACTGATCCCTGGGGAGGAGCACCAGCAACAGTAGCCCTGGACCCATGGGGCGACTCGTCCTCTAGAGTGAACTCTGACCCCTGGGCGTCCACAG CTGTGACCCCTCCAAGTGCCGACCCTTGGGCCCCCTCAGTGGCTCCGGCCCCTACCCCGCTCTCAGGGTCAACCGATCCCTGGGCAGCGGAAGGAGCTGCCCCTGCCACTGAcggtctgacctctgacccctggaGTGGCTCTGTTAAACAAACTAACGGCACAG CAGACCCAGAACGAAGAGGCTCGTTGATGACAGGAGGTGATACAGGAGGTGGAGGCAACACAGGGTCTCCGGTGCCCTTTGACCTTTCATCGCTCAGTTCCTCGTTGCCTGTTCGAAAAACACCAGAGTCATTCTTGGGTCCCAATGCTGCACTTGTGGATTTGGACTCTCTAGTATCATCAAAACCCAAACCTAAACAACCACCACCACCAAGCATCTCCTCCACATCTCACAACCCCTTCCTACAGACACAGG CTCCCTCATCAACAGGTATGGGAGTTACTCCAGGCAGTACCATATCCAGTAGAGGGGTGTCTCCAACCCCGCCTTCCGCTTCTAATCCTTTTGGCACCACACAGATGGCATCCATCTCCCCTCAACCTTCTTCGCTCGGTCTAAACCAGCTCCGCACGAGCCCTGTTCCCCAGAATCCTATGCTGGGTCACATGCCTCCACCAGTAGTGGGAATGGTTCAGCCGGGCATGGGCATGCCAGGAATGGGGGTCCCTATGGTGGCCCCTGGTATGGGCATGGGAATGGTACAATCCAGCCCAATGGGCATGCCTTTTGGTGGTATATCCCCCATGGGTCCTGCAGGAAATCCCTTGCTAATGGGCCCCGGAGGGCCTGCGCCACCTGCACTGATTTTGGGTGGACCACCGGGGGTAGGCGGAGTAATGGGAACAGGAGGATCCATGGGAGGTGGAAACACAGGCACAAGCACCAATCCTTTCCTTCTTTGA
- the LOC113059944 gene encoding epsin-1-like isoform X2 yields the protein MSTSSLRRQVKNIVHNYSEAEIKVREATSNDPWGPSSSLMSEIADLTYNVVAFSEIMSMVWKRLNDHGKNWRHVYKAMTLMEYLIKTGSERVAQQCRENIYAVQTLKDFQYIDRDGKDQGVNVREKAKQLVTLLKDEERLREERIHALKTKEKMAQTSSASSAPSAPALGGGLHSGADAEQAWPQSTGEEDLQLQLALAMSKEEAEQTSNDPLEDAELRYALTVSQETHQKEERLRRGDDLRLQMAIEESKREKAKPEESSLMELSAVDPWGAPATSSAGPSPPPTLAPASTAGPWGPADPWGATSPASPPSTDPWGGAPATVALDPWGDSSSRVNSDPWASTAVTPPSADPWAPSVAPAPTPLSGSTDPWAAEGAAPATDGLTSDPWSGSVKQTNGTDPERRGSLMTGGDTGGGGNTGSPVPFDLSSLSSSLPVRKTPESFLGPNAALVDLDSLVSSKPKPKQPPPPSISSTSHNPFLQTQAPSSTGMGVTPGSTISSRGVSPTPPSASNPFGTTQMASISPQPSSLGLNQLRTSPVPQNPMLGHMPPPVVGMVQPGMGMPGMGVPMVAPGMGMGMVQSSPMGMPFGGISPMGPAGNPLLMGPGGPAPPALILGGPPGVGGVMGTGGSMGGGNTGTSTNPFLL from the exons ATGTCGACATCATCGCTGCGGCGACAAGTGAAGAACATTGTTCACAATTACTCGGAGGCAGAGATAAAG GTTAGGGAAGCAACCTCTAATGACCCATGGGGTCCCTCTAGTTCTCTGATGTCAGAGATTGCTGACTTGACATACAATGTTGTGGCCTTCTCAGAGATTATGAGCATGGTCTGGAAGAGACTCAACGACCATGGGAAGAACTGGAGACATGTATATAAA GCTATGACTCTGATGGAGTATCTGATAAAGACGGGTTCAGAGAGAGTGGCACAGCAATGCAGGGAAAACATCTACGCCGTTCAGACACTCAAAGATTTCCAGTACATAGACAGAGACGGCAAGGACCAG ggtgtGAATGTACGGGAGAAGGCCAAGCAGCTGGTGACTTTGCTAAAAGATGAGGAGAGGCTACGAGAGGAGAGGATCCATGCACTCAAGACCAAAGAGAAGATGGCACAGACCAGCAGTG CATCTTCGGCCCCTTCTGCTCCTGCTTTAGGGGGAGGACTGCACTCGGGAGCAGACGCTGAGCAGGCGTGGCCCCAGAGCACTGGAGAGGAGGACCTGCAGCTCCAGCTGGCACTGGCCATGAGCAAAGAGGAGGCGGAGCAG ACTAGCAATGACCCTCTGGAAGATGCAGAGCTCCGCTACGCACTCACAGTCAGCCAGGAGACTCACCAAAAG GAGGAGCGTCTGCGCAGGGGAGACGACCTGAGGCTGCAGATGGCCATCGAGGAGAGTAAGAGGGAGAAAGCCAAGCCCGAGgag TCGTCTCTGATGGAGTTGAGTGCTGTAGATCCATGGGGGGCTCCTGCGACAAGCTCCGCAGGACCCTCTCCTCCTCCCACTTTGGCTCCTGCATCTACTGCTGGGCCATGGGGCCCCGCTGACCCATGGGGAGCAACCTCCCCCGCCTCTCCCCCGAGTACTGATCCCTGGGGAGGAGCACCAGCAACAGTAGCCCTGGACCCATGGGGCGACTCGTCCTCTAGAGTGAACTCTGACCCCTGGGCGTCCACAG CTGTGACCCCTCCAAGTGCCGACCCTTGGGCCCCCTCAGTGGCTCCGGCCCCTACCCCGCTCTCAGGGTCAACCGATCCCTGGGCAGCGGAAGGAGCTGCCCCTGCCACTGAcggtctgacctctgacccctggaGTGGCTCTGTTAAACAAACTAACGGCACAG ACCCAGAACGAAGAGGCTCGTTGATGACAGGAGGTGATACAGGAGGTGGAGGCAACACAGGGTCTCCGGTGCCCTTTGACCTTTCATCGCTCAGTTCCTCGTTGCCTGTTCGAAAAACACCAGAGTCATTCTTGGGTCCCAATGCTGCACTTGTGGATTTGGACTCTCTAGTATCATCAAAACCCAAACCTAAACAACCACCACCACCAAGCATCTCCTCCACATCTCACAACCCCTTCCTACAGACACAGG CTCCCTCATCAACAGGTATGGGAGTTACTCCAGGCAGTACCATATCCAGTAGAGGGGTGTCTCCAACCCCGCCTTCCGCTTCTAATCCTTTTGGCACCACACAGATGGCATCCATCTCCCCTCAACCTTCTTCGCTCGGTCTAAACCAGCTCCGCACGAGCCCTGTTCCCCAGAATCCTATGCTGGGTCACATGCCTCCACCAGTAGTGGGAATGGTTCAGCCGGGCATGGGCATGCCAGGAATGGGGGTCCCTATGGTGGCCCCTGGTATGGGCATGGGAATGGTACAATCCAGCCCAATGGGCATGCCTTTTGGTGGTATATCCCCCATGGGTCCTGCAGGAAATCCCTTGCTAATGGGCCCCGGAGGGCCTGCGCCACCTGCACTGATTTTGGGTGGACCACCGGGGGTAGGCGGAGTAATGGGAACAGGAGGATCCATGGGAGGTGGAAACACAGGCACAAGCACCAATCCTTTCCTTCTTTGA
- the LOC113059944 gene encoding epsin-1-like isoform X3: MSTSSLRRQVKNIVHNYSEAEIKVREATSNDPWGPSSSLMSEIADLTYNVVAFSEIMSMVWKRLNDHGKNWRHVYKAMTLMEYLIKTGSERVAQQCRENIYAVQTLKDFQYIDRDGKDQGVNVREKAKQLVTLLKDEERLREERIHALKTKEKMAQTSSASSAPSAPALGGGLHSGADAEQAWPQSTGEEDLQLQLALAMSKEEAEQEERLRRGDDLRLQMAIEESKREKAKPEESSLMELSAVDPWGAPATSSAGPSPPPTLAPASTAGPWGPADPWGATSPASPPSTDPWGGAPATVALDPWGDSSSRVNSDPWASTAVTPPSADPWAPSVAPAPTPLSGSTDPWAAEGAAPATDGLTSDPWSGSVKQTNGTADPERRGSLMTGGDTGGGGNTGSPVPFDLSSLSSSLPVRKTPESFLGPNAALVDLDSLVSSKPKPKQPPPPSISSTSHNPFLQTQAPSSTGMGVTPGSTISSRGVSPTPPSASNPFGTTQMASISPQPSSLGLNQLRTSPVPQNPMLGHMPPPVVGMVQPGMGMPGMGVPMVAPGMGMGMVQSSPMGMPFGGISPMGPAGNPLLMGPGGPAPPALILGGPPGVGGVMGTGGSMGGGNTGTSTNPFLL; encoded by the exons ATGTCGACATCATCGCTGCGGCGACAAGTGAAGAACATTGTTCACAATTACTCGGAGGCAGAGATAAAG GTTAGGGAAGCAACCTCTAATGACCCATGGGGTCCCTCTAGTTCTCTGATGTCAGAGATTGCTGACTTGACATACAATGTTGTGGCCTTCTCAGAGATTATGAGCATGGTCTGGAAGAGACTCAACGACCATGGGAAGAACTGGAGACATGTATATAAA GCTATGACTCTGATGGAGTATCTGATAAAGACGGGTTCAGAGAGAGTGGCACAGCAATGCAGGGAAAACATCTACGCCGTTCAGACACTCAAAGATTTCCAGTACATAGACAGAGACGGCAAGGACCAG ggtgtGAATGTACGGGAGAAGGCCAAGCAGCTGGTGACTTTGCTAAAAGATGAGGAGAGGCTACGAGAGGAGAGGATCCATGCACTCAAGACCAAAGAGAAGATGGCACAGACCAGCAGTG CATCTTCGGCCCCTTCTGCTCCTGCTTTAGGGGGAGGACTGCACTCGGGAGCAGACGCTGAGCAGGCGTGGCCCCAGAGCACTGGAGAGGAGGACCTGCAGCTCCAGCTGGCACTGGCCATGAGCAAAGAGGAGGCGGAGCAG GAGGAGCGTCTGCGCAGGGGAGACGACCTGAGGCTGCAGATGGCCATCGAGGAGAGTAAGAGGGAGAAAGCCAAGCCCGAGgag TCGTCTCTGATGGAGTTGAGTGCTGTAGATCCATGGGGGGCTCCTGCGACAAGCTCCGCAGGACCCTCTCCTCCTCCCACTTTGGCTCCTGCATCTACTGCTGGGCCATGGGGCCCCGCTGACCCATGGGGAGCAACCTCCCCCGCCTCTCCCCCGAGTACTGATCCCTGGGGAGGAGCACCAGCAACAGTAGCCCTGGACCCATGGGGCGACTCGTCCTCTAGAGTGAACTCTGACCCCTGGGCGTCCACAG CTGTGACCCCTCCAAGTGCCGACCCTTGGGCCCCCTCAGTGGCTCCGGCCCCTACCCCGCTCTCAGGGTCAACCGATCCCTGGGCAGCGGAAGGAGCTGCCCCTGCCACTGAcggtctgacctctgacccctggaGTGGCTCTGTTAAACAAACTAACGGCACAG CAGACCCAGAACGAAGAGGCTCGTTGATGACAGGAGGTGATACAGGAGGTGGAGGCAACACAGGGTCTCCGGTGCCCTTTGACCTTTCATCGCTCAGTTCCTCGTTGCCTGTTCGAAAAACACCAGAGTCATTCTTGGGTCCCAATGCTGCACTTGTGGATTTGGACTCTCTAGTATCATCAAAACCCAAACCTAAACAACCACCACCACCAAGCATCTCCTCCACATCTCACAACCCCTTCCTACAGACACAGG CTCCCTCATCAACAGGTATGGGAGTTACTCCAGGCAGTACCATATCCAGTAGAGGGGTGTCTCCAACCCCGCCTTCCGCTTCTAATCCTTTTGGCACCACACAGATGGCATCCATCTCCCCTCAACCTTCTTCGCTCGGTCTAAACCAGCTCCGCACGAGCCCTGTTCCCCAGAATCCTATGCTGGGTCACATGCCTCCACCAGTAGTGGGAATGGTTCAGCCGGGCATGGGCATGCCAGGAATGGGGGTCCCTATGGTGGCCCCTGGTATGGGCATGGGAATGGTACAATCCAGCCCAATGGGCATGCCTTTTGGTGGTATATCCCCCATGGGTCCTGCAGGAAATCCCTTGCTAATGGGCCCCGGAGGGCCTGCGCCACCTGCACTGATTTTGGGTGGACCACCGGGGGTAGGCGGAGTAATGGGAACAGGAGGATCCATGGGAGGTGGAAACACAGGCACAAGCACCAATCCTTTCCTTCTTTGA
- the LOC113059947 gene encoding serine/threonine-protein kinase SBK2-like, producing MTTEPRELDELCYLTAQSMTSLVTSEHFKLIKKLGEGSYGKVMLAVHQRRGTPMALKFFPRHSTTLQAFLREYNLSVSYCTHPSLTRALGIFYSTPSHYVFAQEAGLYGDLYEVIVSEEGVSEESSRRVMSQLSGAVSHLHSLGFVHRDIKPENIFLCDRACRWVKLGDFGLARAQGTKVRAVWYNSPFCVPEVECAKRVSDTEDIWMSVEPSLDTWALGILIYCLLTSCFPWEETTSDDPSYCKYRDWFNRIKQREETQDTVREENVAPQFDSLSSLVLTLLRKLLNPLPRLRPGPDEILSYLGGPWLLKTEKEEMRREQEAQVEAKKMHEIGRVEGEKDILGRRER from the exons ATGACT ACTGAACCTAGAGAACTTGACGAGCTGTGCTACCTCACGGCTCAGTCCATGACATCACTGGTGACATCAGAGCACTTCAAACTCATCAAAAAGCTGGGAGAGGGGTCGTACGGCAAGGTGATGCTGGCGGTGCATCAGAGGAGAG GAACCCCAATGGCTCTGAAGTTCTTCCCCCGTCACTCCACCACTCTCCAAGCTTTCCTGCGTGAATATAATCTCTCCGTCTCCTATTGCACACACCCTTCTCTAACCCGGGCTCTAGGCATCTTCTACTCCACTCCTTCTCACTATGTCTTTGCCCAGGAGGCTGGTCTCTATGGTGACCTGTATGAAGTCATCGTGTCAGAG gaGGGGGTGAGTGAGGAGAGTTCCCGGCGTGTGATGTCTCAGTTGAGTGGTGCTGTGTCTCATCTCCATTCTCTTGGCTTTGTGCACCGTGACATCAAGCCAGAGAACATCTTCTTGTGTGACCGTGCTTGTCGCTGGGTCAAACTGGGTGACTTTGGCCTGGCACGAGCACAGGGGACCAAGGTCCGTGCTGTGTGGTACAATTCCCCTTTCTGTGTGCCCGAGGTGGAGTGCGCCAAGAGAGTCAGTGATACAGAGGACATCTGGATGTCTGTGGAGCCCAGTTTGGATACTTGGGCTTTGGGGATCCTCATATACTGTCTGCTGACGAGCTGCTTCCCCTGGGAAGAGACCACTTCTGATGACCCTTCCTACTGCAAATACAGAGACTGGTTCAACCGAATCAAACAGAGAGAGGAGACACAAGACACCGTGAGAGAGGAGAATGTGGCCCCGCAGTTTGACTCTTTAAGCTCATTGGTTCTCACCTTACTGAGAAAGCTGCTGAATCCACTGCCCCGGCTTCGTCCTGGGCCTGATGAGATCCTGTCTTACCTCGGGGGACCTTGGTTACTGAAGACTGAGAAAGAGGAGATGAGGAGAGAGCAGGAGGCACAAGTGGAGGCCAAGAAGATGCATGAGATAGGAAGGGTGGAAGGGGAAAAAGATATATTGGGAAGGAGGGAGAGATAA